Proteins encoded together in one Gemmatimonadetes bacterium T265 window:
- the tpiA gene encoding triosephosphate isomerase, whose translation MLKPIFAANWKMNHGPTDARAFMRSFLSQAPRGDGRTIAFFPPAITLATVADALHDRPEILVGVQNVHEEAAGAFTGEISAGMARDAGARLVLVGHSERRQVFGETDAQTAKKCELVARAGLIPMLCVGETLAEREAGLTEQVVVRQLNAAIAGLDNAHVGTMLVAYEPVWAIGTGRTATPEDASTVHAEIRAALRERVGERAAVIPILYGGSVNRGNARLLLAAPDVDGLLVGGASLDPGNWAAIVAD comes from the coding sequence ATGCTGAAGCCGATCTTCGCCGCCAACTGGAAGATGAACCACGGGCCGACCGACGCCCGCGCGTTCATGCGCTCGTTCCTCTCGCAGGCGCCGCGCGGCGACGGGCGCACGATCGCCTTCTTCCCGCCCGCGATCACGCTCGCGACCGTGGCCGACGCGCTCCACGACCGCCCCGAGATCCTCGTCGGCGTGCAGAACGTCCACGAGGAGGCGGCCGGCGCTTTCACCGGCGAGATCTCGGCCGGCATGGCGCGCGACGCGGGCGCGCGCCTCGTGCTCGTCGGGCACTCGGAACGTCGACAGGTCTTCGGCGAGACGGACGCGCAGACGGCGAAGAAATGCGAACTCGTCGCGCGCGCCGGGCTGATCCCGATGCTCTGTGTCGGCGAGACGCTCGCCGAACGCGAGGCGGGGCTTACCGAGCAGGTCGTCGTGCGCCAGCTCAACGCCGCGATCGCCGGCCTCGACAACGCCCACGTCGGCACGATGCTCGTCGCGTACGAGCCCGTGTGGGCGATCGGCACGGGGCGCACCGCGACGCCCGAAGACGCGTCCACGGTGCACGCCGAAATCCGGGCCGCGCTCCGCGAGCGCGTCGGCGAGCGGGCCGCGGTCATCCCGATCCTCTACGGCGGCAGCGTGAACCGCGGCAACGCGCGCCTGCTGCTCGCCGCGCCCGACGTGGACGGCCTGCTCGTCGGCGGTGCCAGCCTCGACCCGGGCAACTGGGCCGCCATCGTCGCCGACTGA
- the carA gene encoding carbamoyl-phosphate synthase small chain, translating into MTTNGEGFLLLEDGTLFRGEIVGPSAATVAEVVFTTNMTGYQEVFSDPSYRGQIVVMTAPMIGNYGVNADDPESPQPQVSGVVVRELSPTYSNWRARGSLADWLGAANVPVLTGVDTRQLTRHLRSVGVMRGVVAGGREPSAEARAALDACPSMEGLDLATRVSTRAPYTWGDPRAPHHIVAYDYGIKRNILRLFDEYGCRITVVPSDTPPEAVLERDPDGVFLANGPGDPAAVGYAPAAIRTVAERGVPVFGICLGHQLLGLTFGGGTTKMPYGHRGGNHPVKDLATGNVLITSQNHGFAVAGDERGVTGAPALDVTHVNLNDGSVEGLRHRELPIFGVQYHPEAAPGPHDGRPVFDDFVAAFRARRSV; encoded by the coding sequence GTGACCACGAACGGAGAGGGGTTCCTCCTCCTCGAAGACGGGACGCTCTTCCGCGGCGAGATCGTTGGTCCCTCGGCCGCGACGGTCGCCGAAGTCGTGTTCACGACGAACATGACGGGGTACCAAGAGGTGTTCTCGGACCCGTCGTATCGCGGGCAGATCGTGGTGATGACGGCGCCGATGATCGGCAACTACGGCGTGAACGCGGACGATCCGGAGTCGCCACAGCCGCAGGTCTCGGGCGTCGTCGTCCGGGAGTTGTCGCCGACGTACTCCAACTGGCGCGCCCGCGGCTCGCTCGCCGACTGGCTCGGCGCCGCGAACGTGCCGGTGCTCACGGGCGTCGACACGCGCCAGCTCACGCGCCACCTGCGTAGCGTCGGCGTGATGCGCGGCGTCGTCGCGGGCGGCCGCGAGCCGTCGGCGGAGGCGCGCGCGGCGCTCGACGCCTGTCCGTCGATGGAGGGGCTCGACCTCGCCACGCGCGTCAGCACGCGAGCGCCGTACACGTGGGGCGACCCGCGCGCCCCGCACCACATCGTTGCCTACGACTACGGCATCAAGCGCAACATCCTGCGCCTGTTCGACGAGTACGGGTGCCGGATCACCGTCGTGCCGTCCGACACGCCGCCCGAAGCCGTACTCGAGCGCGACCCCGACGGCGTCTTCCTCGCGAACGGCCCCGGCGATCCGGCGGCTGTCGGCTACGCCCCCGCCGCGATCCGGACGGTGGCCGAGCGCGGCGTGCCCGTCTTCGGCATCTGCCTCGGGCACCAGCTGCTCGGCCTAACGTTCGGCGGCGGGACGACGAAGATGCCTTACGGGCACCGCGGCGGGAACCACCCGGTCAAGGACCTCGCGACGGGAAACGTGCTCATCACCTCGCAGAACCACGGCTTCGCGGTGGCGGGCGACGAGCGCGGCGTGACCGGCGCGCCCGCGCTGGACGTCACGCACGTGAACTTGAACGACGGTAGCGTCGAGGGCCTGCGCCATCGCGAGCTCCCGATCTTCGGCGTGCAGTACCATCCGGAAGCGGCGCCGGGGCCGCACGACGGGCGTCCCGTGTTCGACGACTTCGTCGCCGCGTTTCGCGCCCGCCGGTCCGTTTGA
- the ihfB gene encoding integration host factor subunit beta, which produces MTKADLVELVTAAMARTAGPTISKKDCARVVDSFLDAIKDALHEQRNIEVRGFGTFKIRQRKTRMARNPRTGSPVEVSARPVPVFKPSKELRALVAGVDVSVIEREMEHETEPVD; this is translated from the coding sequence ATGACCAAGGCCGACCTCGTCGAGTTGGTGACCGCCGCGATGGCCCGCACCGCGGGCCCGACGATCTCGAAGAAGGACTGCGCGCGGGTGGTCGATTCGTTCCTCGACGCGATCAAGGACGCGCTGCACGAGCAACGGAACATCGAAGTCCGCGGGTTCGGCACGTTCAAAATTCGTCAGCGGAAGACGCGCATGGCGCGCAACCCGCGCACCGGGTCGCCGGTCGAAGTGTCCGCGCGGCCGGTGCCCGTGTTCAAGCCGTCGAAAGAACTCCGCGCGCTCGTCGCCGGCGTCGACGTGTCGGTCATCGAACGCGAAATGGAGCACGAGACGGAACCGGTCGACTGA
- the mdh gene encoding malate dehydrogenase yields MVNKITVVGAGNVGATTAQRIAEKELARSVVMVDVAEGIPQGKALDQYQSAPVEGFDASVVGTNGYDETAGSDVVVITAGIARKPGMSRDDLLNTNAGIVKSVSEQIKQSSPDAIVIVVSNPLDVMCYVAKQVTGFPRERVIGMAGVLDTARYRAFLAAAMDVSVRDIQAMVLGGHGDTMVPLVSYTTVSGIPVTQLLAKDKLDAIVDRTRNGGAEIVKHLKTGSAYYAPSSGAVQMVEAIVLDQRRILPCAAWLHGEYGLSDLYLGVPCKLGRGGLQQVLEVQLTDDERAALEKSAQAVREPMAAVKL; encoded by the coding sequence ATGGTCAACAAGATTACGGTCGTCGGTGCCGGAAACGTCGGCGCCACGACCGCGCAGCGCATCGCCGAGAAGGAACTCGCCCGCAGCGTCGTGATGGTCGACGTGGCGGAAGGCATCCCGCAGGGCAAGGCGCTCGACCAGTACCAGAGCGCGCCGGTCGAAGGGTTCGACGCCAGCGTCGTCGGGACCAACGGGTACGACGAGACCGCCGGGTCGGACGTCGTCGTGATCACGGCGGGGATCGCGCGCAAGCCGGGCATGTCGCGCGACGACCTGCTGAACACGAACGCCGGGATCGTGAAATCCGTGAGCGAGCAGATCAAGCAGAGCTCGCCCGACGCGATCGTCATCGTCGTCTCGAACCCGCTCGACGTGATGTGCTACGTCGCGAAGCAGGTGACCGGGTTCCCGCGCGAGCGCGTGATCGGGATGGCGGGCGTGCTCGACACCGCTCGCTACCGCGCCTTCCTGGCCGCGGCGATGGACGTGAGCGTGCGCGACATCCAGGCGATGGTGCTCGGCGGACACGGCGACACGATGGTCCCGCTCGTCAGCTACACGACGGTCAGCGGCATCCCGGTCACGCAGCTGCTCGCGAAGGACAAGCTCGACGCGATCGTCGACCGCACGCGCAACGGCGGCGCGGAGATCGTCAAGCACCTCAAGACGGGCTCCGCATACTACGCGCCGTCGAGCGGCGCGGTGCAGATGGTCGAGGCGATCGTGCTCGACCAACGCCGGATCCTCCCCTGCGCCGCGTGGCTGCACGGCGAGTACGGCCTGTCGGACCTGTACCTCGGCGTCCCGTGTAAGCTTGGCAGGGGCGGGCTGCAGCAGGTGCTCGAGGTGCAGCTGACCGACGACGAACGCGCCGCGCTCGAAAAGAGCGCGCAGGCCGTGCGCGAGCCGATGGCGGCCGTCAAGCTTTGA
- the sdhC gene encoding succinate dehydrogenase, translated as MSPGLSSHTTMQLVRNFWQSQVGKKVVMAVTGLIGVGFVIGHMAGNLQMFEGPEKINSYAHFLHGTMGNALWVVRLVLLAAVVLHVTAAVQLTRQKQAARPAAYGYKKWEPQVSTFASRSIRWGGAYLLFWLIFHILHFTARAIFPGYSETDVYGNVIKGFSHPAVVAAYVLAMAFLALHLYHGAWSSVRTLGLSRPRPRPTSRNVAAAVAILVSLGFVAVPLAVLFGVVRPRADSATAGLPAQAAAPARAPAVAAQR; from the coding sequence TTGAGCCCCGGGCTCTCCTCACACACGACGATGCAGTTGGTCCGCAATTTCTGGCAGTCGCAGGTCGGCAAGAAGGTCGTCATGGCCGTGACCGGCCTGATCGGCGTCGGCTTCGTCATCGGGCACATGGCAGGCAACCTCCAGATGTTCGAGGGGCCGGAGAAGATCAACAGCTACGCGCACTTCCTGCACGGCACCATGGGCAACGCGCTCTGGGTCGTGCGCCTCGTGCTGCTCGCCGCGGTGGTCCTGCACGTGACCGCCGCCGTCCAGCTCACGCGGCAGAAGCAGGCCGCGCGGCCCGCGGCGTACGGCTACAAGAAGTGGGAGCCGCAGGTCTCGACGTTCGCCTCGCGGAGCATCCGCTGGGGCGGCGCGTACCTCCTCTTCTGGCTGATTTTTCACATCCTGCACTTTACGGCGCGCGCGATCTTCCCGGGGTATAGCGAGACCGACGTCTACGGGAACGTGATCAAGGGCTTCAGCCACCCCGCGGTGGTCGCGGCCTACGTGCTCGCGATGGCTTTCCTCGCGCTGCACCTCTACCACGGCGCGTGGAGCTCGGTGCGCACGCTCGGGCTGAGCCGCCCGCGCCCGCGGCCGACCTCGCGCAACGTCGCCGCCGCGGTCGCGATCCTCGTCTCGCTCGGCTTCGTCGCGGTCCCGCTCGCCGTACTCTTCGGCGTCGTCAGGCCGCGCGCCGACTCGGCGACGGCGGGGCTGCCGGCGCAGGCCGCGGCGCCCGCGCGCGCGCCGGCCGTCGCCGCCCAGCGTTGA
- the sdhA gene encoding succinate dehydrogenase flavoprotein subunit, producing MATLIEPAPAGTRALDAKVPAGPLAEKWSRHKSNIRLVNPANKRKYDVIVVGAGLAGASAAATLSELGYRVKCFVYHDSPRRAHSIAAQGGINAAKNYQNDGDSVQRLFYDTIKGGDFRAREANVYRLAEVSVNIIDQSTAQGVPFAREYGGLLANRSFGGAQVSRTFYARGQTGQQLLLGAYQQLEKEVAKGNVTMFTHHEMLDLVVIDGVAQGIVARDLQSGKLETHSAHAVLLCTGGYGNVFYLSTNAKNSNATAAWRAHKRGALFANPCYTQIHPTCIPVSGDHQSKLTLMSESLRNDGRVWVPLKAGDKRPPSQIPEAERDYYLERRYPSFGNLAPRDIASRAAKTVCDEGRGVGDTGLGVYLDFGDAIQRLGQKTIAERYGNLFEMYERITDENPYKQPMRIYPAVHYTMGGLWVDYNLMSTVPGLFVLGEANFSDHGANRLGASALMQGLADGYFVIPYTIGDYLAGVKPAPVKDSAPEFRAAEDETRARITELLAVNGKRTPTSFHRELGRIMWEKCGMARNRTGLQEGVQQIAALREEFWSNVHVVGEAGTLNQQLEIAARVADFIGLGELMCRDALEREESCGGHFREEYQTADGEALRDDEHFAYVAAWQYNGEGSTPTVVKEPLAYENVKLATRSYK from the coding sequence ATGGCAACCTTGATCGAACCGGCCCCGGCCGGCACGCGCGCGCTCGACGCGAAGGTCCCGGCGGGCCCGCTCGCCGAGAAGTGGTCGCGACACAAGTCGAACATCCGGCTCGTGAACCCGGCGAACAAGCGCAAGTACGACGTCATCGTCGTCGGCGCGGGCCTCGCCGGCGCGAGCGCGGCCGCCACGCTCTCCGAGCTCGGCTACCGCGTCAAGTGCTTCGTGTACCACGACTCGCCGCGCCGCGCGCACTCGATCGCCGCGCAGGGCGGGATCAACGCGGCCAAGAACTACCAGAACGACGGCGACTCCGTCCAGCGCCTGTTCTACGACACGATCAAGGGCGGCGACTTCCGCGCCCGAGAGGCCAACGTCTACCGCCTCGCCGAGGTCTCGGTCAACATCATCGACCAGTCGACCGCGCAGGGCGTCCCGTTCGCCCGCGAGTACGGCGGCCTGCTCGCCAACCGCTCGTTCGGCGGCGCGCAGGTGAGCCGCACGTTCTACGCGCGCGGACAGACCGGCCAGCAGCTCCTCCTCGGCGCGTACCAGCAGCTCGAGAAGGAGGTCGCGAAGGGCAACGTCACGATGTTCACGCACCACGAAATGCTCGACCTCGTGGTGATCGACGGCGTCGCGCAGGGGATCGTCGCGCGCGACCTGCAGTCGGGCAAGCTCGAGACGCACTCCGCGCACGCGGTCCTGCTCTGCACGGGCGGCTACGGGAACGTCTTCTACCTCTCGACCAACGCGAAGAACTCGAACGCGACCGCCGCCTGGCGCGCCCACAAGCGCGGCGCGCTGTTCGCGAACCCGTGCTACACGCAGATCCACCCGACGTGCATCCCCGTCAGCGGCGACCACCAGTCGAAGCTGACGCTCATGTCGGAGTCGCTCCGCAACGACGGGCGCGTGTGGGTGCCGCTCAAGGCGGGCGACAAGCGGCCGCCGTCGCAGATTCCCGAGGCGGAGCGCGACTACTACCTCGAGCGCCGCTACCCGAGCTTCGGCAACCTCGCGCCGCGTGACATCGCGAGCCGCGCGGCCAAGACGGTCTGCGACGAGGGCCGCGGCGTCGGCGACACGGGCCTCGGCGTCTACCTCGACTTCGGCGACGCGATCCAGCGCCTCGGCCAGAAGACGATCGCCGAGCGGTACGGGAACTTGTTCGAGATGTACGAGCGCATCACGGACGAGAACCCGTACAAGCAGCCGATGCGCATCTACCCCGCCGTGCACTACACGATGGGCGGGCTGTGGGTCGACTACAACCTCATGAGCACGGTGCCCGGCCTCTTCGTGCTCGGCGAGGCGAATTTCTCCGACCACGGCGCGAACCGGCTCGGCGCGTCCGCGCTCATGCAGGGGCTCGCGGACGGGTACTTCGTCATCCCGTACACGATCGGCGACTACCTCGCCGGGGTGAAGCCGGCGCCGGTGAAGGATTCGGCGCCCGAGTTCCGCGCCGCGGAAGACGAGACGCGCGCCCGGATTACGGAGCTGCTGGCCGTGAACGGCAAGCGCACGCCGACCTCGTTCCACCGCGAGCTGGGCCGCATCATGTGGGAGAAGTGCGGCATGGCGCGCAACCGGACCGGGCTCCAAGAGGGCGTGCAGCAGATCGCGGCGCTGCGCGAGGAGTTCTGGTCCAACGTGCACGTCGTCGGCGAGGCCGGCACGCTCAACCAGCAGCTCGAGATCGCGGCCCGCGTCGCCGACTTCATCGGGCTCGGCGAGCTGATGTGCCGCGACGCGCTGGAGCGCGAGGAGAGCTGCGGCGGACACTTCCGCGAGGAGTACCAGACCGCCGACGGCGAGGCGCTCCGCGACGACGAACACTTCGCGTACGTCGCGGCGTGGCAGTACAACGGCGAGGGTTCGACTCCGACGGTCGTCAAGGAGCCGCTCGCGTACGAGAACGTGAAGCTCGCCACCCGGTCGTACAAGTGA